A genome region from Geminicoccus roseus DSM 18922 includes the following:
- a CDS encoding amidohydrolase/deacetylase family metallohydrolase, which translates to MLDLVLKGGRVLDPGRGVDLSADVGFRDGKVAAVEPSIPKDAAREVVDAAGLVVTPGLIDLHTHVYWGGTSLGVDADAIALRGGITTFVDAGSAGAGNFHGFRRHVIERSNSRILCYLNISFAGIYGFSKNVMVGECSDIRLCDAREAVACGKEHADLIVGMKVRIGRLAGGTSGVAPLDIALEAADRLQLPCMTHLDYPPPGRFEVIPRLRPGDVLTHCYKPFPNDIRQGDGHVRADIKAARARGVVFDIGHGMGALDYEVARAMIAEGFLPDTISSDVHTLCVDGPAFDLLRTLSKFLCLGMTLEQVVTAATSAPAAAIGRPELGSLAVGAIGDATVLQERAGSFDYVDSLGRTMTGDRRLFCRGLVRSGIWTANEEQDLG; encoded by the coding sequence TTGCTGGATCTTGTCCTGAAAGGCGGCCGCGTCCTCGACCCGGGCCGCGGCGTCGATCTCTCCGCCGATGTCGGCTTTCGCGACGGCAAGGTGGCGGCCGTGGAGCCGTCGATCCCAAAAGACGCGGCGCGCGAGGTGGTCGACGCCGCCGGCCTGGTCGTGACGCCCGGGCTGATCGACCTGCACACCCATGTCTACTGGGGCGGCACCTCGCTGGGCGTCGACGCCGACGCCATCGCGCTGCGCGGCGGCATCACCACCTTCGTGGATGCCGGCAGTGCGGGGGCCGGCAACTTCCACGGTTTCCGGCGCCACGTCATCGAGCGATCGAACAGCCGGATCCTCTGCTACCTGAACATCTCGTTCGCCGGCATCTACGGCTTCTCGAAGAACGTGATGGTCGGCGAGTGCAGCGACATCCGCCTGTGCGACGCCCGCGAGGCGGTCGCCTGCGGCAAGGAGCATGCCGACCTGATCGTGGGCATGAAGGTGCGGATCGGCCGGCTGGCCGGCGGCACCAGTGGGGTCGCCCCCCTCGACATCGCGCTGGAAGCCGCCGACCGGTTGCAGCTTCCCTGCATGACCCATCTGGACTATCCGCCACCCGGCCGGTTCGAGGTGATCCCGCGCCTGCGCCCGGGGGACGTGCTGACCCATTGCTACAAGCCCTTCCCCAACGACATCCGCCAGGGCGACGGCCATGTCCGCGCCGACATCAAGGCGGCGCGGGCGCGCGGCGTGGTGTTCGACATCGGCCACGGCATGGGCGCGCTCGACTACGAGGTGGCGCGCGCCATGATCGCCGAGGGCTTCCTGCCCGACACGATCTCCTCGGACGTGCACACGCTTTGCGTGGACGGCCCGGCCTTCGACCTCCTGCGCACCCTCTCCAAGTTCCTGTGCCTGGGCATGACCCTGGAGCAGGTGGTGACCGCCGCCACCAGCGCGCCGGCTGCCGCCATCGGCCGGCCGGAACTGGGCTCGCTGGCGGTGGGTGCTATCGGTGACGCGACCGTGCTGCAGGAGCGGGCCGGCAGCTTCGACTATGTCGATTCCCTGGGCCGCACGATGACGGGCGACCGGCGCCTGTTCTGCCGCGGCCTGGTGCGCAGCGGGATCTGGACCGCGAACGAGGAGCAGGATCTTGGTTGA
- a CDS encoding ABC transporter permease yields the protein MASTTAGGLAASSLEPAPRRVIRRDWLPFLLSFPTLLVVFLVIGLPLIYSLALSLHRINMLTRQWIFVGLGNYTSIIPQADFLAAMGRTAAFAAVTVAAGLALGMGMALVLNARFPGRGLMRSIVLIPWAMAPVTVGVLWGWIFDGSYGALNGLLTDLGLIDKAIPFLGDGTRAFALVALVHVWNQAPLTALLILAGLQSMPDNLHRAARIDGAGPATRFFKITVPWLRPMLLLIMILTTINSIMAFDLFWTMTKGGPGSATTVFSWMGYAYAFQFMRMGEGAAILYVLTILCLVLAWLYLKLFFPAAAGAKALAGGTALEPVDPSNLRQTVLGGMRRSRARLARLPAVTRTSSLSPATRRALGRIGLWIAVVLIFLWSFLPFCWLVIMSLQASVDLVRTPPTVVPGPLTFENYRFVLFPETVAGAQSSVQASRVPYSIFNSMVVAAAVTVVNLILGGLAGYAYARSGRDRVMSGTLWALMLTRMTPSLALILPFFLVFNTLGLLDTRTGLVIAYCSLILPLSTWMMKGYFDGLPPNLEKAALVDGCSRLKAVWKIVLPVSLPGLVAAGIFCFLVSWNEFIFALILTGTPNSQTIPVIISGFLVQLRFFDYGPMFAASVLAVLPPVVIALLFQRWLVSGMLSGSLKG from the coding sequence ATGGCGAGCACGACGGCAGGCGGCCTGGCCGCTTCTTCGCTCGAGCCAGCGCCCCGGCGGGTGATCCGCCGGGACTGGCTGCCCTTCCTCCTGAGCTTTCCGACGCTGCTCGTCGTGTTCCTGGTGATCGGCCTGCCGCTGATCTACTCGCTGGCGCTCAGCCTGCACCGCATCAACATGCTGACCCGCCAGTGGATCTTCGTGGGTCTGGGCAACTACACCTCGATCATCCCGCAGGCCGATTTCCTCGCCGCCATGGGCCGCACCGCCGCGTTCGCCGCCGTCACGGTGGCGGCGGGGCTGGCGCTGGGCATGGGCATGGCGCTGGTGCTGAACGCGCGCTTTCCCGGCCGCGGCCTGATGCGCTCCATCGTGCTGATCCCCTGGGCGATGGCGCCGGTGACCGTGGGCGTGCTCTGGGGCTGGATCTTCGACGGCTCGTATGGGGCGCTCAACGGGCTGCTCACCGATCTGGGCCTGATCGACAAGGCGATCCCGTTCCTGGGCGACGGCACCCGCGCCTTCGCCCTGGTGGCGCTGGTCCATGTCTGGAACCAGGCGCCGCTCACCGCGCTGCTGATCCTGGCCGGGCTTCAGTCGATGCCGGACAACCTGCACCGGGCGGCCCGGATCGACGGGGCGGGACCAGCCACCCGGTTCTTCAAGATCACCGTGCCATGGCTTCGGCCGATGCTGCTGCTGATCATGATCCTGACCACGATCAACTCGATCATGGCCTTCGACCTGTTCTGGACCATGACCAAGGGCGGCCCCGGCAGCGCCACCACCGTGTTCTCCTGGATGGGCTACGCCTATGCCTTCCAGTTCATGCGTATGGGCGAGGGTGCTGCGATCCTCTACGTCCTGACCATCCTGTGCCTGGTGCTGGCCTGGCTCTACCTCAAGCTGTTCTTCCCGGCCGCGGCCGGCGCCAAGGCCCTGGCCGGCGGCACCGCCCTGGAGCCGGTCGACCCGTCCAACCTGCGCCAGACCGTGCTGGGCGGGATGCGGCGCAGCCGGGCGCGGCTGGCCAGGCTGCCGGCGGTCACGCGGACGTCCAGCCTCTCGCCGGCGACCCGGCGCGCGCTCGGCAGGATCGGGCTGTGGATTGCGGTCGTGCTGATCTTCCTGTGGTCGTTCCTGCCGTTCTGCTGGCTGGTGATCATGAGCCTGCAGGCCTCGGTCGACCTGGTGCGCACGCCGCCCACGGTGGTCCCGGGCCCCCTCACCTTCGAGAACTACCGGTTCGTCCTGTTCCCGGAGACGGTGGCGGGCGCCCAGTCCAGCGTTCAGGCGTCGCGGGTGCCCTACAGCATCTTCAACAGCATGGTGGTCGCGGCCGCGGTGACGGTGGTCAACCTGATCCTGGGCGGGCTCGCCGGCTATGCCTATGCCCGGTCCGGGCGCGACCGGGTGATGAGCGGCACGCTCTGGGCGCTGATGCTGACCCGGATGACCCCGTCGCTTGCCCTGATCCTGCCGTTCTTCCTGGTGTTCAACACGCTGGGCCTGCTCGACACCCGCACCGGGCTGGTGATCGCCTACTGCTCGCTGATCCTCCCGCTCTCGACCTGGATGATGAAGGGCTATTTCGACGGGTTGCCGCCCAACCTGGAGAAGGCCGCCCTCGTGGACGGCTGCTCCAGGCTGAAGGCGGTCTGGAAGATCGTGCTGCCGGTATCGCTGCCGGGGCTGGTGGCGGCCGGGATCTTCTGCTTCCTGGTGAGCTGGAACGAGTTCATCTTCGCCCTGATCCTGACCGGCACGCCCAACTCGCAGACCATCCCGGTGATCATCTCCGGCTTCCTGGTCCAGCTCCGCTTCTTCGACTACGGGCCCATGTTCGCGGCCTCGGTGCTGGCGGTGCTGCCGCCGGTGGTCATCGCGCTCCTGTTCCAGCGCTGGCTGGTCAGCGGGATGCTGTCCGGCTCGCTCAAAGGCTGA
- a CDS encoding D-cysteine desulfhydrase family protein, which translates to MTTMSPDALRTKLDALPRLSLAHLPTPLEFCPRLSEALGGPKIWLKRDDATGLAFGGNKTRQLEYVLADMLKKGCDTIVAGAYTQSNWCRQMSAAAAKLGLDIHLVVLHGEKGPVLQGNFLLFQLLGAKVTVVDLPSVELLQPYLDRKAEELRAQGRKPYLVAPMDLENLALGAVGYVDAGLEMHGQFERQGIDPAALFIAGANMTPAGIALVFKTLGRGTRVVNIAPIKWEEDRATDIARIANRSAAIVGMETRLSVGDFESHDEYIGERYGVVSDACREAVKLLARTEGVILDPVYSGKAFAGLVDHVRKGRFGKDQDIVFVHTGGTPALFAYAQDLGLAA; encoded by the coding sequence ATGACGACGATGTCCCCTGACGCGCTGCGGACAAAGCTGGACGCCCTGCCGCGCCTCTCCCTGGCCCACCTGCCCACGCCGCTCGAGTTCTGCCCGCGCCTGTCGGAGGCGCTGGGCGGGCCGAAGATCTGGCTGAAGCGCGACGACGCCACCGGGCTGGCGTTCGGTGGCAACAAGACCCGGCAGCTCGAATACGTCCTGGCCGACATGCTCAAGAAGGGCTGCGACACGATCGTGGCCGGCGCCTACACCCAGTCCAACTGGTGCCGGCAGATGAGCGCCGCGGCGGCCAAGCTGGGCTTGGACATCCACCTGGTGGTCCTGCACGGCGAGAAGGGGCCGGTGCTGCAGGGCAATTTCCTGCTGTTCCAGCTGCTGGGCGCCAAGGTGACCGTGGTCGACCTGCCGAGCGTGGAGCTCCTGCAGCCCTACCTGGACCGGAAGGCCGAGGAACTGCGGGCACAGGGCAGGAAGCCCTATCTGGTGGCGCCGATGGACCTGGAGAACCTGGCGCTGGGGGCGGTCGGCTATGTGGATGCCGGCCTGGAGATGCACGGGCAGTTCGAGCGGCAGGGGATCGACCCCGCAGCATTGTTCATCGCCGGCGCCAACATGACGCCGGCCGGGATCGCACTGGTGTTCAAGACGCTGGGCCGGGGCACCCGGGTCGTGAACATCGCGCCGATCAAGTGGGAAGAGGACCGGGCGACCGACATCGCGCGGATCGCGAACCGTTCCGCCGCGATCGTCGGCATGGAGACGCGGCTGTCGGTCGGCGATTTCGAGAGCCACGACGAGTACATCGGCGAGCGCTACGGCGTGGTGAGCGATGCGTGCCGGGAGGCGGTCAAGCTGCTGGCGCGCACCGAAGGGGTGATCCTGGACCCGGTCTACAGCGGCAAGGCGTTTGCCGGCCTCGTCGACCATGTCCGCAAGGGCCGCTTCGGCAAGGACCAGGACATCGTGTTCGTCCATACCGGCGGCACCCCTGCCCTGTTCGCCTATGCCCAGGACCTGGGGCTGGCGGCATGA
- a CDS encoding peptidoglycan-binding domain-containing protein, protein MRRQDAAIACSVASRLHLAAWVLFVLVCFALAPFSRALAAATDDARRLQWDLIWTGHYEASVDGEVGPATRRAIRSYQLVSGMLPTGALDDAQRQRLAEEAAAVEAQLGWTIYRNPAAGYRIGYPANLLPRARALDATSQEFYRDDLSANLITMVTGPDSAASFRASYAEVADDPSHVTVYQRFEPNWFVVSFLIGESGYYVMSRQKPGATVSYVLRWPKAEDRSFRPVATAIANSFTVPEDVVRR, encoded by the coding sequence ATGCGCCGCCAGGATGCCGCGATCGCCTGCTCCGTCGCCTCCCGCCTGCATCTGGCGGCATGGGTGCTGTTCGTGCTGGTCTGTTTTGCTCTGGCGCCGTTCTCCCGCGCCTTGGCCGCCGCGACGGACGACGCCCGCCGCCTCCAGTGGGACCTGATCTGGACCGGCCACTACGAGGCGTCCGTGGACGGGGAGGTCGGCCCCGCGACCCGCCGCGCGATCCGGTCCTACCAGCTGGTGAGCGGGATGCTGCCGACGGGCGCGCTGGACGACGCGCAACGCCAGCGGCTCGCCGAGGAAGCCGCCGCGGTCGAGGCGCAACTCGGCTGGACCATCTACCGCAACCCCGCCGCAGGCTATCGGATCGGCTATCCCGCCAACCTGCTGCCGCGCGCCCGGGCCCTCGACGCGACCAGTCAGGAATTCTACCGCGACGACCTTTCCGCCAACCTGATCACCATGGTGACGGGCCCCGACAGCGCAGCATCGTTCCGCGCGTCCTATGCCGAGGTGGCGGACGATCCGAGCCATGTCACCGTCTACCAGCGGTTCGAGCCGAACTGGTTCGTGGTGAGCTTCCTGATCGGGGAGAGCGGCTATTACGTCATGTCGCGGCAGAAGCCTGGCGCCACGGTGAGCTATGTTCTGCGCTGGCCGAAGGCCGAGGACCGGTCGTTCCGACCCGTGGCGACCGCGATCGCCAACTCGTTCACCGTTCCGGAGGACGTGGTCAGGCGCTGA
- a CDS encoding helix-turn-helix domain-containing protein, which produces MSTRKARLGNALRAIRRRLDLSLTEVAARTGVAISTLSKVENNQLSLTYDKLVQLSEGLEVDISVFFEPEPATTADRLQPAVTARRSITRKADGLLVQTPNYDYRYVCTDLTHKAMVPILITIHARSLVEFPLLSRHAGEEFLYVLRGHVLVHTEYYEPAELAPGESMYLDSTMGHAFLSAPGPKDAQILNVCHSPNAGHFRSLLDLARAQEARSGEDPAA; this is translated from the coding sequence ATGTCCACCCGCAAGGCCCGCCTCGGCAACGCGCTGCGCGCCATCCGCCGCCGGCTCGACCTGAGCCTGACCGAGGTCGCCGCCCGTACCGGGGTGGCGATCTCGACCCTGTCCAAGGTCGAGAACAACCAGCTCTCGCTCACCTACGACAAGCTCGTCCAGCTGAGCGAGGGGCTGGAGGTGGACATCAGCGTCTTCTTCGAGCCCGAGCCCGCCACCACCGCCGACCGCCTGCAGCCGGCCGTCACCGCGCGCCGCAGCATCACCCGCAAGGCCGACGGCCTCCTGGTGCAGACCCCCAACTACGACTACCGCTATGTCTGCACCGACCTGACCCACAAGGCGATGGTGCCGATCCTGATCACCATCCACGCCCGCTCGCTGGTCGAGTTCCCGCTGCTCAGCCGCCATGCCGGCGAGGAATTCCTCTACGTCCTGCGCGGCCACGTCCTGGTCCACACCGAGTACTACGAGCCGGCCGAGCTGGCCCCGGGCGAATCCATGTACCTGGACAGCACCATGGGCCACGCCTTCCTCTCCGCCCCCGGCCCCAAGGACGCCCAGATCCTGAACGTCTGCCACAGCCCGAATGCGGGGCATTTCCGCAGCCTGCTGGACCTGGCGCGGGCGCAGGAGGCGAGGTCGGGCGAGGATCCCGCTGCCTAG
- a CDS encoding ABC transporter ATP-binding protein — protein MASVTLDRLTKQFGAVSAVDALDITLPDGEFLTLLGPSGCGKSTALGCIAGLEKPTAGSILFDGTDVTEREPHERNIAMVFQDYALYPHMSVRDNIAFGLRQQKLDEATIAKQIDAAADMLDLGQLMDRKPVQLSGGQRQRVAVGRAVVRNPAVLLMDEPLSNLDASLRVQTRTEIKRLQRELGTTAVFVTHDQEEAMVLSDRIAVMRAGKLQQIGPPMEVYRQPANLFVASFIGSPAMNFFEVEIGLEEGAIRCRVGGIVLTLPSSVVDASSLAGIGAKRSAILGIRPTDLMANAERDLSLEGEVFLVEPIGPVSYVDVEIGGQAVKGLCEPDEAPGVGQPIRFGAQAARVHLFDPASERRL, from the coding sequence GTGGCCAGCGTCACCCTCGACCGTCTGACCAAGCAGTTCGGCGCCGTTTCGGCGGTGGACGCGCTCGACATCACCCTGCCGGACGGCGAGTTCCTGACGCTGCTGGGACCCTCGGGCTGCGGCAAGAGCACGGCGCTCGGCTGCATCGCCGGGCTGGAGAAGCCCACCGCCGGCTCGATCCTTTTCGACGGGACCGACGTCACCGAGCGCGAGCCGCACGAGCGCAACATCGCCATGGTGTTCCAGGACTACGCGCTCTACCCGCACATGAGCGTGCGCGACAACATCGCGTTCGGCCTGCGCCAGCAGAAGCTGGACGAGGCCACCATCGCCAAGCAGATCGATGCTGCCGCCGACATGCTGGACCTGGGCCAGCTCATGGACCGCAAGCCGGTGCAGCTCTCCGGCGGGCAGCGCCAGCGCGTCGCGGTTGGGCGCGCGGTGGTGCGCAACCCCGCCGTGCTGCTGATGGACGAGCCGCTCTCCAACCTGGACGCGTCCCTGCGGGTGCAGACCCGGACCGAGATCAAGCGGCTGCAGCGCGAGCTCGGCACCACCGCGGTGTTCGTCACCCACGACCAGGAGGAGGCGATGGTGCTTTCCGACCGGATCGCGGTGATGCGGGCCGGCAAGCTCCAGCAGATCGGGCCGCCCATGGAGGTGTACCGGCAGCCGGCCAACCTGTTCGTGGCGAGCTTCATCGGCAGCCCGGCGATGAACTTCTTCGAGGTCGAGATCGGCCTGGAGGAAGGGGCGATCCGCTGCCGGGTCGGCGGCATCGTGCTGACCCTGCCCTCCAGCGTGGTCGACGCCTCCAGCCTCGCCGGGATCGGCGCGAAGCGCAGCGCGATCCTGGGAATCCGGCCGACCGACCTGATGGCCAATGCCGAGCGCGACCTCAGCCTGGAGGGCGAGGTGTTCCTGGTCGAGCCGATCGGGCCGGTCTCCTACGTGGACGTGGAGATCGGGGGCCAGGCGGTCAAGGGCCTGTGCGAGCCGGACGAGGCGCCAGGGGTGGGCCAGCCGATCCGGTTCGGCGCCCAGGCGGCGCGCGTCCACCTGTTCGATCCGGCGTCGGAGCGACGCCTGTGA
- a CDS encoding GMC family oxidoreductase: MAARDDHADVLIIGSGATGSLASLVLAEAGLKVICLEQGGWVEPREHPHTKPDWQWQRRTRWNADVNVRNNADDFPVESDSSQVLMWNGVGGSTNVYGALWPRYRPSDFRKGVEHGQQPDWPITYEDVAPYYEKADALIGVSGLEGDPAMPAHPHYPTGPLPMGAPARRMADAFDKLGWHWWPVPSGVISSDYDGRPACNGCGICTGCPRGSMSKFSLSVWPKALEAGTELRTYARVLRIEKDRSGRATGAIYLDRTTGRQHRVTADVVVLAANGVGTPRLLLASDNLANSSDQVGRNLLHHTLVGCEMWVDEPLASHTGYVAALISREFAETDTSRGFVNGFNFNCVTTGGAGEQANGHMSQARAPWGKGHHQWFERHFGRGFGIFGIGDDLPNPDNRVTLSATHRDADGLPVAELHYRPGENDMKMMKFMSDRLVDIAKATGAFEYKLQDYMDERGIYRTPAWHLLGTARMGTSPEMSVVNKHQQCWDVPNLFIIDGSVFTTGGVVNPTPTVTALAIRAAEHIRDHFRELSKTTRPMAA; this comes from the coding sequence ATGGCCGCGCGTGACGATCATGCCGACGTCCTGATCATCGGCTCCGGCGCCACCGGCTCGCTGGCCTCGCTGGTGCTGGCCGAGGCCGGGCTGAAGGTGATCTGCCTGGAACAGGGCGGCTGGGTCGAGCCACGCGAGCACCCGCACACCAAGCCGGACTGGCAATGGCAGCGGCGGACCCGGTGGAATGCCGACGTCAACGTGCGGAACAATGCCGACGACTTCCCGGTGGAGAGCGACAGCTCCCAGGTCCTGATGTGGAACGGCGTGGGCGGCTCGACCAATGTCTATGGCGCGCTCTGGCCGCGCTACCGGCCCTCCGACTTCCGCAAGGGCGTCGAGCATGGCCAGCAGCCGGACTGGCCGATCACCTACGAGGACGTCGCGCCCTATTACGAAAAGGCCGATGCGCTGATCGGGGTGAGCGGATTGGAAGGCGACCCGGCCATGCCGGCCCACCCGCACTACCCCACCGGGCCGCTGCCCATGGGCGCCCCGGCGCGGCGGATGGCAGACGCGTTCGACAAGCTCGGCTGGCACTGGTGGCCGGTGCCGTCGGGGGTGATTTCCTCGGACTATGATGGCCGGCCGGCCTGCAACGGCTGCGGGATCTGCACGGGCTGCCCGCGCGGCTCGATGAGCAAGTTCTCGCTGTCGGTCTGGCCGAAGGCGCTGGAGGCGGGCACCGAGCTGCGCACCTATGCGCGGGTGCTGCGCATCGAGAAGGACCGTTCCGGCCGCGCCACGGGCGCGATCTACCTGGACCGCACCACCGGGCGGCAGCACCGGGTGACCGCCGACGTGGTGGTGCTGGCGGCCAACGGGGTCGGCACGCCGCGCCTGCTGCTGGCCTCCGACAACCTGGCGAACAGCTCCGACCAGGTCGGGCGCAACCTCCTGCACCACACGCTGGTCGGCTGCGAGATGTGGGTCGACGAACCGTTGGCCTCCCATACCGGCTATGTCGCGGCGCTGATCTCGCGCGAGTTCGCCGAAACCGACACCAGCCGCGGCTTCGTCAACGGCTTCAACTTCAACTGCGTGACCACCGGCGGCGCCGGCGAGCAGGCCAACGGGCACATGTCCCAGGCCAGGGCGCCCTGGGGCAAGGGCCACCACCAGTGGTTCGAGCGCCATTTCGGGCGCGGCTTCGGGATCTTCGGGATCGGCGACGACCTGCCCAACCCGGACAACCGGGTGACCCTGTCGGCGACGCATCGTGACGCGGACGGCCTGCCGGTGGCGGAACTGCACTACCGGCCGGGCGAGAACGACATGAAGATGATGAAGTTCATGTCCGACCGGCTGGTCGACATCGCCAAGGCCACCGGAGCGTTCGAGTACAAGCTCCAGGACTACATGGACGAGCGCGGCATCTATCGTACCCCCGCCTGGCACCTCCTGGGCACGGCGCGGATGGGGACCTCGCCGGAGATGTCGGTGGTGAACAAGCACCAGCAGTGCTGGGACGTGCCCAATTTGTTCATTATCGACGGCTCGGTGTTCACCACCGGCGGGGTGGTCAACCCGACGCCGACCGTGACAGCACTGGCGATCCGTGCTGCCGAGCATATCCGCGACCATTTCCGCGAGCTTTCCAAGACCACCCGCCCGATGGCTGCCTGA
- a CDS encoding ABC transporter substrate-binding protein, translated as MGSDLFRGSELQSFLARRRAILKGGLAAAAGMALPGLIGRAQAAPAEPLQFIGWQYNPQIVAENVEIFKKLYDENVNYELVPGEYHAVAETKLIGGQHIDMMYSEEDRLLRWNKAGWTRTLDGLPGVDEIKSKMYDINVHNLSLPNGELGGLPYYTGFNSFVCNEKHLDAAKIEPPASWEEFLDQCRKLKTDKIAEYPYISAWGRQWASISWELFSMWYSEGAKVFDENFEPVFDQPFKDILQLHRTLYEEQMIPQDVFTHLGESVPNFATGAHTYMVVHEYDQKVFNTPETSQIAGACRNALMPGKTRSTFIWTAAYQMSANPIDEQRVWDLMQFFGGKAKDGNYYVAKRWALEFGLSTPHKEVMEDPEVVESFSKWKDLDVSTQQLESATTRDVAKSTWFPEWDWYMMGEVQDYIRGQTEMDELIDRLQAKVVEVKQMYPD; from the coding sequence ATGGGCAGCGATCTTTTCCGTGGTTCGGAACTCCAGTCCTTCCTGGCGCGGCGGCGCGCGATCCTGAAAGGCGGCCTGGCCGCGGCGGCCGGCATGGCGCTGCCCGGCCTGATCGGGCGGGCGCAGGCGGCCCCCGCCGAGCCGCTGCAGTTCATCGGCTGGCAGTACAATCCGCAGATCGTCGCCGAGAACGTCGAGATCTTCAAAAAGCTCTACGACGAGAACGTGAACTACGAGCTCGTCCCGGGCGAATACCATGCGGTCGCCGAGACCAAGCTGATCGGCGGCCAGCACATCGACATGATGTATTCCGAAGAGGACCGGCTGCTGCGCTGGAACAAGGCCGGCTGGACCCGCACGCTCGACGGCCTGCCCGGGGTCGACGAGATCAAGAGCAAGATGTACGACATCAACGTCCACAACCTGTCCCTGCCGAACGGGGAACTGGGCGGGCTGCCGTACTACACGGGCTTCAACAGCTTTGTGTGCAACGAGAAGCACCTGGACGCGGCCAAGATCGAGCCGCCGGCGAGCTGGGAGGAATTCCTCGACCAGTGCCGCAAGCTCAAGACCGACAAGATCGCCGAGTACCCGTACATCTCCGCCTGGGGCCGCCAGTGGGCGTCGATCTCCTGGGAACTGTTCTCGATGTGGTACTCGGAGGGTGCCAAGGTCTTCGACGAGAACTTCGAGCCGGTGTTCGATCAGCCGTTCAAGGACATCCTGCAGCTGCACCGCACGCTCTACGAAGAGCAGATGATCCCGCAGGACGTGTTCACCCATCTGGGCGAATCGGTGCCGAACTTCGCCACCGGCGCGCATACCTACATGGTCGTGCACGAATACGACCAGAAGGTGTTCAACACGCCGGAGACCTCGCAGATCGCCGGGGCCTGCCGCAACGCGCTCATGCCGGGCAAGACCCGCTCGACCTTCATCTGGACCGCCGCCTACCAGATGTCGGCCAACCCGATCGACGAGCAGCGGGTCTGGGACCTGATGCAGTTCTTCGGCGGCAAGGCCAAGGACGGCAACTACTACGTCGCCAAGCGCTGGGCGCTGGAGTTCGGCCTGAGCACCCCGCACAAGGAGGTCATGGAGGACCCGGAGGTGGTCGAATCCTTCTCCAAGTGGAAGGACCTGGACGTCTCGACCCAGCAGCTGGAGAGCGCCACCACCCGCGACGTCGCCAAGTCGACCTGGTTCCCGGAATGGGACTGGTACATGATGGGCGAGGTCCAGGACTATATCCGCGGCCAGACCGAGATGGACGAGCTGATCGACCGGCTCCAGGCCAAGGTCGTCGAAGTGAAGCAGATGTATCCGGACTGA
- a CDS encoding DSD1 family PLP-dependent enzyme: MVELGQAVDTPALVIEKRAFEANLRTMASVARAHGMKLRPHAKSHKSVTIARAQIEAGAIGQCCAKLGEVEVMAKAGIRGLLLTSPLRGPEKIRRLLDVLAIAPDTMIVVEDVQAVAELAAAGATLDLLIDVDVGTHRTGLTSPEAALEVARAIAAAPGLTLKGVQGYAGHVQAIPGYAERRARSHEALAILGRVRDALEADGHPCEIVTGAGTGTHDFDHETGVLNELQVGSYLFSDAIYDKVAMPDGSNRWQNSLFVLTRVVSAQHPGVATTDAGIKSFAMDGPAPVIRKGAPEGSTYAIFGDEFGKVILPDPQGRLEPGTLVACIVPHCDPNVNLFDRYHVMDNGRLVDVWPIEARGKVA; the protein is encoded by the coding sequence TTGGTTGAGCTTGGACAGGCCGTGGACACCCCGGCCCTGGTGATCGAGAAGCGCGCCTTCGAGGCGAACCTGCGGACCATGGCGTCCGTGGCCCGGGCGCACGGCATGAAGCTGCGCCCGCACGCCAAGAGCCACAAGTCGGTCACCATCGCCCGGGCGCAGATCGAGGCGGGTGCCATCGGCCAGTGCTGCGCCAAGCTCGGCGAGGTCGAGGTGATGGCCAAGGCCGGCATCCGCGGCCTGCTGCTGACCTCGCCCTTGCGCGGGCCGGAGAAGATCCGCCGCCTGCTCGACGTGCTGGCGATCGCCCCGGACACCATGATCGTGGTCGAGGATGTTCAGGCGGTGGCCGAGCTAGCCGCCGCCGGGGCGACGCTGGATCTGCTGATCGACGTCGACGTCGGCACCCACCGCACCGGCCTGACCTCCCCGGAGGCGGCCCTGGAGGTCGCCCGCGCCATCGCCGCCGCTCCCGGCCTGACCCTCAAGGGCGTCCAGGGCTATGCCGGCCATGTCCAGGCGATCCCCGGCTATGCCGAGCGGCGCGCCCGCTCTCACGAGGCGCTGGCGATCCTGGGCCGGGTGCGCGACGCGCTGGAGGCCGACGGCCATCCCTGCGAGATCGTCACCGGGGCCGGCACCGGCACCCATGACTTCGATCACGAGACCGGCGTGCTCAACGAACTGCAGGTGGGCTCCTACCTGTTCTCCGACGCCATCTACGACAAGGTGGCGATGCCGGACGGCAGCAACCGCTGGCAGAACTCCCTGTTCGTCCTGACCCGGGTGGTCAGCGCTCAGCATCCGGGCGTTGCCACCACCGATGCCGGCATCAAGAGCTTCGCCATGGACGGTCCGGCCCCGGTGATCCGCAAGGGCGCGCCGGAAGGCTCGACCTACGCGATCTTCGGCGACGAGTTCGGCAAGGTGATCCTGCCCGACCCGCAGGGGCGGCTGGAGCCGGGCACGCTGGTCGCCTGCATCGTCCCCCACTGCGATCCGAACGTGAACCTGTTCGACCGCTACCACGTGATGGACAACGGCCGGCTGGTCGACGTCTGGCCGATCGAGGCGCGCGGCAAGGTCGCCTGA